In one window of Tripterygium wilfordii isolate XIE 37 chromosome 1, ASM1340144v1, whole genome shotgun sequence DNA:
- the LOC120001612 gene encoding ras-related protein RABA1d: protein MAGYRADDDYDYLFKVVLIGDSGVGKSNLLSRFTRNEFSLESKSTIGVEFATRSLNVDGKVIKAQIWDTAGQERYRAITSAYYRGAVGALLVYDVTRHSTFENVERWLRELRDHTDPNIVVMLIGNKSDLRHLVAVSTEDGKSFAERESLYFMETSALEATNVDSAFAELLTQIYRIVSKKAMESGEDGAAAAVPSKGEKIDVSKDVSAMKKGGCCSS, encoded by the exons ATGGCCGGGTATAGGGCGGATGATGACTACGATTACCTCTTCAAGGTGGTCCTAATCGGCGATTCCGGTGTTGGCAAGTCCAACCTGCTTTCCAGGTTTACTCGCAACGAGTTCAGCCTCGAGTCCAAGTCCACAATCGGTGTTGAGTTCGCTACTCGCAGCTTGAACGTTGATGGCAAGGTTATCAAGGCCCAGATTTGGGACACTGCTGGTCAAGAAAG GTACCGTGCCATAACCAGTGCTTATTATCGAGGAGCTGTTGGCGCACTGCTTGTCTATGATGTTACTCGGCACTCCACATTTGAGAATGTTGAGAGATGGTTAAGGGAGCTGAGGGATCACACAGATCCCAACATTGTGGTCATGCTCATTGGTAATAAATCAGATCTTCGTCATCTAGTTGCCGTCTCAACCGAGGATGGAAAATCTTTTGCTGAGAGAGAGTCTCTCTACTTCATGGAAACTTCTGCTCTGGAAGCAACTAATGTGGACAGTGCATTTGCTGAACTGCTTACTCAGATATACCGTATCGTAAGCAAGAAGGCAATGGAGAGTGGTGAAGATGGAGCTGCTGCAGCTGTTCCATcgaaaggagagaaaatagaCGTTAGTAAAGATGTTTCTGCAATGAAGAAAGGAGGGTGCTGCTCGAGCTAG